In the genome of Puntigrus tetrazona isolate hp1 unplaced genomic scaffold, ASM1883169v1 S000001062, whole genome shotgun sequence, one region contains:
- the ddah2 gene encoding N(G),N(G)-dimethylarginine dimethylaminohydrolase 2: protein MANIYPYGCFTHAVVRGIPESFGKLAEGGEGLETDLAKAQRQMGVLTGALRQKVGLQLIEIPAAPELPESWRIEDVAVVQGDTALVTRPLKQQRRAEAEAVRRVLSELKLTVMEMGDEEGGSAGATLEGSDVLFTGKEFFVGISKHTNHRGAEVLADTFKDFAVSTVPVCGGSRLKNICSMGGPDTIIFSSSDGAKKTLRVMEQLTDHHYEILSVSEDVAANCIYIRGPAKLDFLLHPTAEECPGSVPAFQRLTDYTLLPTACSEASKLGAALSSLCLLINKKPYY, encoded by the exons ATGGCCAACATATATCCATACGGCTGCTTCACTCATGCTGTAGTCAGAGGTATCCCAGAATCCTTTGGGAAGTTGGCGGAGGGTGGGGAAGGGCTCGAGACAGACCTGGCCAAGGCACAGCGTCAGATGGGGGTGCTGACAGGTGCTCTGAGGCAGAAGGTGGGGCTGCAGCTGATAGAGATCCCAGCCGCCCCGGAGCTGCCCGAGAGCTGGCGGATCGAGGATGTGGCTGTGGTTCAGGGCGACACGGCACTGGTCACTCGACCTCTCAAACAGCAGAGGCGCGCTGAG GCAGAGGCCGTGAGGCGCGTCCTGAGCGAGCTGAAGCTGACGGTGATGGAGATGGGTGATGAGGAGGGCGGCTCTGCTGGAGCCACTCTGGAAGGAAGTGATGTCCTCTTCACTGGAAAAGAGTTCTTCGTGGGCATTTCGAAACACACCAATCACCGTGGGGCAGAAGTTTTGGCCGACACCTTCAAG GACTTTGCAGTATCCACCGTGCCTGTGTGTGGAGGCTCTCGTCTGAAGAACATCTGCTCCATGGGCGGCCCTGATACCATCATCTTCAGCAGCAGCGATGGGGCCAAGAAAACACTCAGA GTGATGGAGCAGCTAACTGACCATCACTACGAGATCTTGTCTGTGTCCGAGGACGTTGCTGCTAACTGCATTTACATCAGAGGTCCTGCTAAACTGGACTTCCTCCTACATCCCACAGCTGAGGAGTGTCCCGGCAGTGTTCCT GCTTTCCAGCGCTTGACAGACTACACCCTGCTGCCCACCGCCTGCAGCGAAGCCTCCAAACTTGGGGCGGCGCTGTCCTCCCTTTGCCTGCTTATCAACAAGAAACCCTACTATTGA